A genomic window from Halogeometricum borinquense DSM 11551 includes:
- the tgtA gene encoding tRNA guanosine(15) transglycosylase TgtA, with protein sequence MRDHFEIRDGDVAGRIGELTVPRAGVTVETPALLPVINPNIVTVSPARLESEFGAQILITNSYIIHKNDDLHEEALDVGLHEMLDFDGAIMTDSGSFQLAEYGDITVTTREILQFQYDIGTDIGTPVDIPTPPDVPREQAERELAVTEEALQDAEDVDTGEMLVNAPVQGSTYPDLREEAGRAAYETDLDVFPIGAVVPLMNSYRYDDMVDVVAGAKRGLGRDAPIHLFGAGHPMMFALAVAMGCDLFDSAAYALYARDGRYLTVRGTEHLEDLDYLPCSCPICTSHSPDELRAADETEQERLLAEHNLHVSFEELHRVKQAIRSGNLLELVEERARSHPAMLDGYRALLEHTDQLEREDPVSKGSFFYLSEESAFRPEVRRHHDRLARLDATGTVLLTQGGTPKGDQFDATWRVVPPFGPFPRALSETYPLTAEVPDRTDRAAYEMAAEGVARLAAENPETAFVLAHDGWPESALERVPDDVTTESIHSVSPENGEETV encoded by the coding sequence ATGCGCGATCACTTCGAGATACGCGATGGGGACGTTGCCGGCCGAATTGGCGAACTCACTGTCCCCCGCGCGGGCGTAACAGTTGAGACGCCGGCGTTGTTGCCGGTGATCAACCCCAACATCGTCACGGTGTCGCCCGCGCGCCTCGAATCCGAGTTCGGGGCGCAGATTCTCATCACGAACTCCTACATCATCCACAAGAACGACGACTTACACGAGGAAGCCCTCGACGTCGGTCTCCACGAGATGCTGGACTTCGACGGTGCGATCATGACCGACTCGGGGTCGTTCCAACTCGCGGAGTACGGCGATATCACGGTGACGACGCGTGAGATTCTGCAGTTCCAGTACGATATCGGGACGGACATCGGCACACCCGTCGATATTCCGACGCCGCCGGACGTGCCCCGCGAACAGGCCGAGCGCGAACTCGCCGTCACCGAGGAGGCTCTGCAAGATGCCGAAGACGTTGATACTGGTGAGATGCTGGTCAACGCACCCGTACAGGGTTCGACGTATCCGGACCTCCGAGAAGAGGCAGGTCGGGCGGCTTACGAAACCGACTTGGACGTGTTCCCCATCGGCGCTGTCGTTCCGTTGATGAACTCTTACCGCTACGACGACATGGTGGACGTTGTTGCGGGCGCAAAGCGGGGACTCGGCCGCGACGCGCCAATTCACCTGTTCGGCGCGGGCCATCCGATGATGTTCGCTCTCGCCGTCGCTATGGGGTGTGACCTGTTCGATTCAGCGGCCTACGCGCTTTACGCCCGTGACGGCCGCTACCTCACCGTCCGCGGCACCGAACATTTAGAGGACCTCGACTATCTTCCGTGTTCGTGTCCCATCTGTACGTCGCACTCGCCGGACGAACTCCGCGCGGCCGACGAGACGGAACAGGAACGTCTTCTCGCAGAACACAACCTCCACGTTTCCTTCGAGGAACTGCACCGCGTGAAGCAGGCGATTCGCTCGGGCAATCTCCTCGAACTCGTCGAGGAACGTGCACGGTCACACCCGGCGATGCTCGATGGCTACCGCGCTCTCCTCGAACACACCGACCAACTCGAACGCGAGGACCCCGTCTCGAAAGGGTCGTTCTTCTATCTCTCCGAGGAGAGTGCGTTCCGGCCCGAGGTCCGTCGGCACCACGACAGACTCGCTCGGCTGGATGCAACGGGGACAGTTCTGCTCACACAGGGCGGGACACCGAAAGGCGATCAGTTCGACGCGACGTGGCGGGTCGTCCCGCCGTTCGGTCCGTTCCCGCGCGCCCTCTCGGAAACGTACCCGCTCACTGCGGAGGTGCCGGACCGAACCGACCGCGCCGCCTACGAGATGGCCGCCGAGGGCGTCGCACGACTCGCCGCGGAGAATCCCGAGACCGCGTTCGTCCTCGCCCACGACGGGTGGCCTGAGTCAGCACTCGAACGCGTCCCGGACGACGTGACGACGGAGTCGATCCACAGCGTCTCGCCCGAAAACGGCGAGGAGACGGTCTGA
- a CDS encoding winged helix-turn-helix domain-containing protein: MEAVLWYVLTGTRGGANRARILRALDSRPRNANQLAEDLDLDYKTVRHHLDVLMENSVVQSSGDDYGAVYLPTDRARANWDTIEEILDGMD; this comes from the coding sequence ATGGAGGCCGTCTTGTGGTACGTACTCACGGGCACGCGTGGCGGAGCGAACCGTGCGCGTATCCTTCGCGCCCTCGACTCGCGGCCTCGGAATGCGAACCAACTCGCTGAAGACCTCGATTTAGACTACAAGACGGTCAGACACCACCTCGACGTACTGATGGAAAACAGCGTCGTCCAGAGTAGCGGGGACGATTACGGTGCCGTTTACCTCCCCACTGATCGGGCACGCGCGAACTGGGACACGATAGAGGAGATACTGGACGGAATGGACTAA
- a CDS encoding DUF7282 domain-containing protein, which produces MQRALTVFVTLVVLVGTAPAGAAATPAAQQSSGASVSFAAQSSGGSTVVVENVTLPDGGFVTIHDASVADGNVLGSVVGSSAYLDAGTHENVTVHLDEPLSESGAFVAMPHMDTDGDRVYDFVADNGETDGPYTADGSAVISQANVTVSATVSMSDQPTDGTSVVVDRVELSDGGFVTVHDASVTEGEVFESIRGTSAYLEAGVHENVRITLDTPVEKNTTLVPMAHMDTDGDQMYTFPESEGETDGPYTANGSAVVDTAAVTLSETANVTFSAQSSGGQSVVVDSAYLPEGGFVTVHDATLNDGAVFESIRGTSAYLAPGLHKNVRVSLDAPLNNSTTLVPMAHMDTDDNQEYTFPESEGEADGPYTADGGAVVAQANVTLSASVDMSMQASDGHSVVVDRVELSEGGFVVVHDSSLFAGEVEGSILGTSDYLEPGVHENVTVTFAEPIRASQTLVPMAHMDTNGNEAYDFPEADGPYTAGGNAVVDTARTSVNAVVTAADQTTDGQTVTIDSVTLHDGGFVTVHDATVSEGAVFESVRGTSAYLSPGTHENVTVELSKPLTETTTIVPMAHMDTNGNEAYDFVTSDGAEDGPYVALGGAVVATAEASVEDGEMTETEMNAETMTETEMADEETEMETGTEMNEATDGTDTGTPGFGVVVAIIALVAAALIAVRRD; this is translated from the coding sequence ATGCAACGCGCATTGACAGTGTTCGTAACGTTGGTCGTTCTCGTCGGAACCGCTCCGGCGGGCGCGGCCGCAACGCCCGCGGCGCAGCAGTCGTCGGGGGCGTCGGTATCGTTCGCCGCACAATCATCCGGTGGTTCGACGGTCGTCGTGGAAAACGTCACACTTCCCGACGGCGGGTTTGTCACAATCCACGACGCATCCGTCGCAGACGGTAATGTCCTCGGGAGCGTTGTCGGGTCGTCGGCGTATCTCGATGCGGGAACGCACGAGAACGTGACCGTTCACCTCGACGAACCGCTCTCGGAATCCGGCGCGTTCGTCGCCATGCCGCACATGGACACCGACGGTGACCGCGTTTACGACTTCGTCGCGGACAACGGCGAAACCGACGGTCCGTACACGGCCGACGGGAGCGCCGTCATCTCGCAGGCGAACGTCACCGTCTCTGCGACAGTGTCGATGTCGGACCAGCCGACCGACGGCACGTCCGTCGTCGTTGACCGCGTGGAACTCTCCGACGGTGGGTTCGTGACGGTTCACGACGCCTCTGTCACCGAGGGTGAAGTGTTCGAGAGCATCCGCGGCACGTCCGCATATCTCGAAGCGGGCGTCCACGAGAACGTCCGCATCACTCTCGACACGCCTGTCGAGAAGAACACCACGCTGGTTCCGATGGCACACATGGACACCGACGGCGACCAGATGTACACCTTCCCCGAAAGCGAAGGTGAGACGGACGGTCCGTACACGGCTAACGGCAGCGCTGTCGTCGATACCGCCGCCGTGACGCTCTCGGAGACGGCGAACGTCACCTTCTCTGCGCAGTCCTCCGGCGGACAGTCCGTCGTCGTTGACTCCGCGTACCTGCCAGAAGGCGGGTTCGTGACGGTTCACGACGCGACGCTGAACGATGGTGCGGTGTTCGAGAGTATCCGCGGCACCTCCGCGTATCTCGCCCCCGGCCTGCACAAGAACGTCCGCGTCAGCCTCGATGCGCCGCTGAACAACTCCACGACGCTCGTTCCGATGGCGCACATGGATACGGACGACAATCAGGAATACACGTTTCCTGAAAGCGAGGGCGAGGCGGACGGTCCGTACACGGCTGACGGCGGTGCCGTCGTCGCGCAGGCCAACGTCACGCTCTCGGCCAGCGTTGACATGTCGATGCAGGCGTCTGACGGCCACAGCGTCGTCGTGGACCGCGTCGAACTTTCCGAAGGCGGGTTCGTGGTTGTCCACGATTCCTCCCTGTTCGCCGGCGAAGTTGAGGGAAGCATCCTCGGCACCTCTGACTACCTCGAACCGGGTGTCCACGAGAACGTCACCGTGACGTTCGCAGAGCCGATTCGCGCCTCGCAGACGCTGGTGCCGATGGCGCATATGGACACGAACGGCAACGAAGCATACGATTTCCCCGAAGCGGACGGCCCGTACACCGCAGGCGGTAACGCGGTCGTCGATACGGCCCGTACCTCGGTGAACGCCGTCGTCACCGCCGCCGACCAGACGACTGACGGACAGACGGTCACTATCGACTCCGTGACGCTCCACGACGGCGGGTTCGTCACTGTCCACGACGCAACCGTCTCCGAGGGTGCTGTGTTCGAGAGCGTGCGCGGCACGTCCGCGTATCTCTCGCCCGGGACCCACGAGAACGTCACTGTCGAACTCTCCAAGCCGCTGACCGAGACGACGACGATTGTTCCGATGGCGCACATGGACACGAACGGCAACGAGGCGTACGACTTCGTGACCAGTGACGGTGCAGAGGACGGTCCCTACGTTGCCCTCGGCGGCGCGGTCGTCGCGACCGCCGAAGCCTCGGTCGAAGACGGCGAGATGACCGAGACCGAGATGAACGCAGAGACGATGACGGAAACCGAAATGGCGGACGAAGAGACTGAGATGGAAACCGGGACTGAGATGAACGAGGCGACGGACGGCACCGATACCGGAACGCCCGGATTCGGCGTCGTTGTCGCCATCATCGCACTCGTCGCCGCGGCCCTTATCGCTGTCCGCCGCGACTAA
- a CDS encoding pyridoxamine 5'-phosphate oxidase family protein — MKRTDHWPADEAETFLRESTVPVRLACRTPSDDLWMLSLWYEWVGGEDSSELCCATSADADVVRFLRANDDVAFEISTNDPPYRGVRGRGTASIEPDEEKTLLRSLLERYLGGTENELGSFLLDDDREEVRIRITPTRLHSWDYSGRMRDVVADEANNESNGDANDN, encoded by the coding sequence ATGAAACGAACCGACCACTGGCCGGCGGACGAGGCGGAGACGTTCCTCCGAGAATCGACGGTTCCCGTACGTCTGGCGTGCCGGACGCCGAGCGACGATTTGTGGATGCTTTCGCTGTGGTACGAATGGGTCGGCGGAGAGGATAGTTCTGAGTTGTGCTGTGCGACGAGCGCCGACGCCGACGTGGTGCGTTTTCTCCGCGCAAACGACGATGTCGCGTTCGAGATCTCGACGAACGATCCGCCGTACCGCGGCGTCCGCGGGCGGGGCACGGCGTCGATAGAACCCGACGAGGAGAAAACACTGTTGCGAAGCCTCTTGGAACGATACCTCGGCGGAACGGAGAACGAACTCGGTTCGTTTCTCCTCGACGACGACCGCGAGGAGGTTCGAATCCGCATCACGCCCACACGCCTGCACTCGTGGGACTACTCTGGTCGGATGCGCGACGTAGTTGCTGATGAGGCGAACAACGAGTCGAACGGCGACGCCAACGACAATTGA
- the arcS gene encoding archaeosine synthase subunit alpha: MTDYFEIHGRDGAARLGELRLADPVTTPALADEVVEDTGSLWAAERDVPEGADDVLTVLPHRSFPAGTDDKVQSSFAVDSPDVDYPSAAVVTAETATDAGSDAYILSNAQGFVGHASAFRDAIVAAKDALPADTALYLSGVATPRNVATLVYAGVDLVDAKLARVKGRQGMYLTSENEYFLEDLDELPCTCAACQTPREEFTHEDCAAHNVNALRAELATVRQRIRDGRLRDYIEGQARHNQWLTAAFREFDQQYGYLEERTPLIRNSEIAAASSDSIRRVEIQRFAERVTSRYKNRFDNPLVLVPCSATKPYSESQSHSQFHDAVQFRAHLASMTSPIGVVPSELELTYPAQHYDTVVTGRWSEDEKQFVASVLTQYLERNDYPRVVAHVPEHGYRDICERVEQEVDVPFEYTVEDHPTTTDSIANLMSTLQGELKYSKRERQHNTVKAIADYQFGDGAGDALFADVDVQMTSRYPKLQVRNGDGDQLAAMVPQYGVLSFTLAGARVWSDSDAPTKRVEIDNFAPHGSVLAPGVVDADDDIRVGDEVIVEGPKAFAVGRAEMFGAEMTESTRGVAVEVRHVEEK, translated from the coding sequence ATGACTGACTACTTCGAGATTCACGGGCGCGACGGGGCGGCCCGTCTCGGCGAACTCCGACTCGCCGATCCCGTGACGACTCCCGCTCTCGCCGACGAGGTGGTGGAGGACACAGGGAGTCTCTGGGCTGCAGAGCGGGACGTTCCCGAGGGGGCCGACGACGTGCTGACGGTGCTTCCCCACCGGTCGTTCCCCGCCGGAACCGACGACAAAGTACAGTCGTCGTTCGCCGTCGATTCCCCTGACGTTGACTATCCCTCAGCAGCCGTCGTCACCGCTGAGACGGCCACCGACGCCGGTTCGGACGCGTATATCCTCTCGAACGCACAGGGGTTCGTCGGCCACGCCTCCGCGTTCCGCGACGCTATCGTCGCCGCAAAAGATGCGCTTCCCGCCGATACGGCACTCTATCTTTCGGGTGTCGCCACGCCGCGCAACGTCGCCACGCTCGTCTACGCCGGGGTTGACCTCGTAGACGCCAAACTCGCCCGCGTAAAGGGCCGACAGGGGATGTATCTCACGAGCGAGAACGAGTATTTCCTCGAAGACCTTGATGAACTCCCCTGCACCTGTGCGGCGTGTCAGACGCCCCGTGAGGAGTTCACCCACGAAGACTGTGCGGCGCACAACGTGAACGCGCTCCGCGCAGAACTCGCAACTGTTCGCCAGCGGATTCGAGACGGCCGTTTGCGTGATTATATCGAAGGACAGGCCCGCCACAACCAGTGGTTGACCGCCGCCTTCCGGGAGTTCGACCAGCAGTACGGCTACCTCGAAGAGCGGACGCCTCTCATCCGGAACTCAGAGATTGCCGCGGCCTCTTCGGACAGCATTCGGCGCGTCGAGATTCAACGGTTCGCAGAGCGGGTGACGTCGCGCTACAAGAACCGATTCGATAATCCGCTCGTCCTCGTTCCGTGTTCGGCGACGAAACCGTACAGCGAATCGCAGAGTCACAGCCAGTTCCACGACGCCGTGCAGTTCCGTGCGCATCTTGCCTCGATGACCTCTCCGATCGGTGTCGTCCCGTCGGAACTCGAACTCACCTATCCCGCCCAGCACTACGACACCGTGGTGACGGGGCGGTGGTCCGAAGACGAAAAGCAGTTCGTCGCCAGTGTCCTCACACAGTATCTCGAACGCAACGACTATCCGCGGGTTGTCGCACACGTCCCCGAACACGGCTACCGCGACATCTGCGAACGCGTCGAGCAGGAAGTCGATGTACCGTTCGAGTACACCGTCGAGGACCACCCGACGACCACAGACTCCATCGCCAACCTGATGTCCACGCTACAGGGCGAACTGAAGTACTCAAAGCGGGAACGCCAGCACAACACCGTGAAAGCGATTGCCGACTATCAATTCGGTGACGGTGCTGGTGACGCGCTCTTCGCTGACGTGGACGTGCAGATGACGAGTCGCTACCCGAAACTCCAGGTCAGAAACGGCGACGGCGATCAGTTGGCCGCGATGGTACCGCAGTACGGCGTTCTCTCCTTTACGCTCGCCGGTGCGCGTGTCTGGAGCGACTCGGACGCACCAACGAAACGCGTCGAAATCGACAACTTCGCGCCGCACGGGAGTGTCCTCGCACCCGGTGTCGTGGACGCGGACGACGATATTCGCGTGGGCGACGAAGTCATCGTCGAAGGCCCGAAGGCGTTCGCCGTCGGCCGCGCGGAGATGTTCGGCGCGGAGATGACCGAAAGTACGCGCGGCGTCGCCGTCGAAGTACGCCACGTCGAAGAGAAGTAG
- a CDS encoding ubiquitin-like small modifier protein 1, which produces MRVQMRFFANFREAVGTKTIERDYEVTTVGDALRELEAEYSGLAGELLEDGHVRPQVNVLLNGRDVQHEQGIETELGDEDTLSIFPPVAGGMRD; this is translated from the coding sequence ATGAGGGTGCAGATGCGGTTCTTCGCCAATTTCCGTGAGGCGGTGGGGACGAAGACCATCGAACGAGACTACGAGGTGACGACCGTCGGCGACGCCCTGCGCGAACTCGAAGCCGAGTACAGTGGTCTTGCGGGGGAACTCCTCGAAGACGGCCACGTCCGTCCGCAAGTGAACGTGCTGTTGAACGGCCGCGACGTGCAACACGAACAGGGCATCGAAACCGAACTCGGCGACGAAGATACGCTCAGTATCTTCCCGCCGGTCGCCGGAGGTATGCGTGATTGA
- a CDS encoding methylated-DNA--[protein]-cysteine S-methyltransferase, whose translation MQVTVFDIDVELDESITDSEPTSIRNQIAAYERGERSTFDVDIRFPEGLTGAVMRCMRQIPYGETRTYGEIATELQTAPVAVGQACGRNPVPILVPCHRIVGTESLGGFSAGGEHGETLKHRLLALERADAVTDGVQATLDDITTARNQAQPEK comes from the coding sequence ATGCAAGTAACAGTCTTCGATATCGACGTCGAATTGGACGAATCGATCACTGATTCTGAACCAACATCGATCCGAAACCAGATCGCAGCGTACGAGCGAGGAGAACGCTCGACGTTCGACGTGGACATTCGGTTCCCAGAAGGATTGACTGGAGCGGTGATGCGCTGTATGCGACAGATCCCGTACGGAGAAACCCGAACCTACGGGGAAATTGCGACAGAACTCCAAACGGCCCCGGTTGCGGTTGGTCAAGCCTGTGGTCGAAACCCCGTTCCGATTCTCGTCCCGTGCCACCGGATTGTCGGCACCGAGTCACTCGGTGGGTTCTCCGCTGGCGGGGAACACGGAGAGACACTAAAACATCGATTACTCGCTCTTGAACGAGCAGACGCCGTAACAGACGGCGTCCAAGCAACGCTTGACGATATTACGACCGCGAGAAACCAAGCGCAACCCGAGAAATAG
- a CDS encoding methyltransferase, with amino-acid sequence MPVNPSFLERLVLLRLNKGPAPMLDLFGASSFRSVTLALEIGLFETIADVDRPLTAEDLADRLDAHPDGIAVFCNFLVSEGYLEAVGDRYRLTGMTEKWLLAESETNMGPWLTYWNDLVFPFWEQELETAIREGEPSQSIYEWFDEDPARWETAQEGFRATASLLVDDVVDSMTVPAGQSRLLDVGGGHGLYAMELCRRHPKLSATVFDYPGAIDAMEDDIPDELAGRLGTRTGDYWTDDLGEGYDMALLFNVVHAHSPAENTALFERVRDALAPGGRIVVLDQWEGSGRTPVSRAGLRFVALTYHTTLGANVYEHDEVSSWLQAAGFTGIQRQSVGPISGMAIVEATKQ; translated from the coding sequence ATGCCGGTAAATCCTAGCTTCCTCGAACGGCTGGTTTTGCTCCGACTCAACAAGGGCCCAGCCCCGATGCTCGATTTGTTCGGCGCATCGAGTTTCAGGTCGGTTACACTCGCGTTAGAGATCGGTCTCTTCGAGACCATAGCGGATGTAGATCGCCCGCTTACGGCTGAGGATCTTGCCGACCGCCTCGACGCCCATCCTGACGGAATCGCTGTGTTTTGTAATTTCCTCGTAAGCGAAGGATACCTCGAAGCGGTCGGGGACCGGTACCGGCTCACCGGAATGACGGAGAAATGGCTGTTGGCCGAGTCCGAGACGAACATGGGGCCTTGGTTGACCTACTGGAACGACCTCGTCTTTCCGTTCTGGGAGCAAGAACTCGAAACCGCGATCCGCGAGGGTGAGCCGAGCCAATCCATCTACGAGTGGTTCGACGAAGACCCCGCTCGCTGGGAGACTGCACAGGAGGGATTCCGGGCGACGGCGTCGCTCCTCGTCGACGACGTGGTCGATTCGATGACCGTTCCAGCGGGACAGAGCCGTCTGTTGGATGTCGGCGGCGGTCACGGATTGTACGCCATGGAATTGTGCCGACGACATCCGAAGCTCTCGGCCACTGTCTTCGACTACCCGGGCGCTATCGACGCAATGGAGGACGACATTCCCGACGAGCTAGCTGGGCGTCTGGGTACTCGGACGGGCGACTACTGGACCGACGACCTCGGAGAGGGATACGACATGGCTCTACTTTTCAACGTCGTCCACGCGCACAGTCCAGCAGAAAACACCGCCCTTTTCGAGCGGGTGAGGGACGCGCTCGCACCGGGCGGCCGGATAGTCGTACTCGACCAGTGGGAGGGGAGCGGGCGGACGCCGGTTAGCCGTGCAGGCTTACGGTTCGTCGCACTGACCTATCATACGACGCTCGGGGCAAACGTTTACGAACACGACGAAGTATCCTCGTGGCTTCAGGCAGCCGGGTTTACCGGTATCCAACGCCAGAGTGTCGGTCCCATCTCGGGAATGGCGATTGTCGAGGCGACCAAGCAGTAA
- a CDS encoding helix-turn-helix domain-containing protein → MRYLTVLVKPNGENAFHPLGGELTDEPSIKRRAIHHIELLADDTVLLFAEASGSQKRYREIMDDSPHVIDYLVSGDERWMAVSQFEPTEEVRRNLELQRESHLVIDTPIYFTSNGSLKVTCLGTDATFKNLFENVDEADSITFEILEMGDFDPDQSSFSRMFTPRQEEVLETAVDLGYYNEPRQATLEDIGEVVGIAPATVGEHLRKVEECVFSEIVC, encoded by the coding sequence ATGCGATATCTTACTGTTCTAGTCAAACCAAATGGAGAGAATGCGTTCCATCCACTTGGAGGGGAGCTAACGGACGAGCCGTCTATCAAGCGGAGAGCCATTCACCATATCGAACTGCTTGCTGATGATACCGTGCTGCTATTTGCCGAGGCAAGCGGCAGCCAGAAACGCTATCGGGAAATCATGGATGACTCGCCGCACGTCATTGATTATCTTGTATCCGGAGATGAGCGTTGGATGGCCGTGAGTCAGTTTGAACCGACAGAAGAGGTTCGCCGGAATCTGGAACTCCAACGAGAATCACACCTAGTCATTGATACACCGATTTACTTTACGTCAAACGGATCTCTCAAAGTAACGTGCCTCGGAACCGACGCAACTTTCAAAAATCTATTCGAGAATGTTGACGAAGCAGATAGTATTACATTTGAAATACTCGAGATGGGTGATTTCGATCCAGACCAATCATCGTTCAGCAGGATGTTCACACCTCGGCAAGAGGAAGTCCTAGAGACGGCAGTCGATCTGGGATATTACAACGAGCCTCGTCAAGCGACACTCGAAGACATTGGCGAGGTTGTTGGAATCGCTCCTGCGACAGTTGGTGAACACCTCCGAAAAGTCGAAGAATGTGTATTTAGCGAAATTGTTTGCTGA
- a CDS encoding RNA-guided endonuclease InsQ/TnpB family protein, which translates to MLEVHRTHRAKILNHSQVAEMLDRHGWSASKLWNVANYHSRNVWEDTGEIPDHGDLKDELKTHPKYKGLHSQSSQRVLEELAEAFNSWYGKRKSDSRANPPGYRKKNYYDQHGRRVHEEHPRSTVTWKQNGIKHDAKNNRVRLSKGANHKEHPRAWEYILVEYETRPGVTVENLQQVRAVYDQSKERWELHLVCKDEIEAPTAPGTETAGIDLGICNFAAVAYSTEEADLYPGNRLKQDGYYFPKEIAKCDDSGGDRATRLHHKWSERRTHFFHSLAKHIVEKCIERGVGRINVGKLAGVREDENGESKNWGKHGNLDLHGWAFDRFTKILTYKAKVEGIDVVEVSERDTSKTCCVCGRKDDSQRVERGLYVCDECDAAFNADVNGAENIRLNINEAESNSESPPGLDGNRSTGWLAQPGVYLHDLSSGFQPQEQVVDCKP; encoded by the coding sequence ATGCTGGAAGTCCACCGCACCCACCGAGCGAAAATCCTCAACCACTCCCAAGTGGCTGAGATGCTCGACCGGCACGGGTGGTCGGCCAGTAAGCTCTGGAACGTCGCCAACTACCACTCCCGCAACGTGTGGGAGGATACGGGTGAGATTCCCGACCACGGCGACCTCAAAGACGAGTTGAAGACCCATCCAAAATACAAGGGACTGCATAGTCAGTCCAGTCAGCGCGTTCTGGAGGAACTCGCTGAAGCCTTCAACTCGTGGTACGGTAAGAGGAAGTCTGACAGTCGAGCGAATCCGCCCGGCTACCGCAAGAAAAACTACTACGATCAACATGGTCGTCGCGTCCACGAAGAACACCCTCGCTCCACTGTAACGTGGAAGCAAAACGGCATCAAACACGACGCGAAAAACAACCGCGTTCGCCTCTCGAAGGGCGCGAATCACAAGGAACACCCCCGAGCATGGGAATACATCCTTGTCGAATACGAGACACGACCCGGCGTCACGGTCGAAAACCTGCAACAAGTCCGTGCCGTCTACGACCAATCAAAGGAGCGGTGGGAACTGCACCTCGTCTGTAAAGACGAAATCGAGGCGCCCACCGCTCCCGGTACCGAGACGGCAGGTATCGACCTCGGTATCTGCAACTTCGCCGCTGTCGCATACAGCACCGAGGAAGCCGACTTGTACCCCGGCAACCGTCTGAAACAGGACGGGTACTACTTCCCGAAAGAAATCGCCAAGTGCGACGACTCGGGTGGCGATAGGGCCACGCGACTTCATCACAAGTGGTCGGAGCGCCGCACGCACTTCTTTCACTCCTTAGCGAAACACATTGTGGAGAAGTGTATCGAGCGGGGCGTGGGTCGCATCAACGTCGGGAAGCTCGCTGGTGTCCGCGAGGATGAGAACGGCGAGTCAAAGAACTGGGGAAAGCACGGGAACCTCGACTTACACGGGTGGGCGTTCGACCGCTTCACCAAGATTCTCACGTACAAAGCCAAGGTTGAGGGCATTGATGTCGTAGAGGTTTCAGAGCGCGACACGAGTAAGACGTGTTGTGTCTGCGGTAGGAAAGACGACAGTCAGCGTGTTGAACGCGGCCTGTACGTGTGTGATGAGTGTGACGCGGCGTTCAACGCTGACGTGAACGGGGCGGAGAACATCCGTCTCAACATCAACGAAGCAGAAAGTAACTCCGAGTCTCCGCCCGGTTTGGACGGGAATAGGAGTACCGGCTGGTTGGCACAGCCCGGAGTCTACCTTCATGACTTGTCCAGCGGATTCCAACCGCAGGAACAAGTGGTAGACTGCAAACCTTAA